From the genome of Microcoleus sp. FACHB-831:
CTAAATCTTTATAAGTTCTAGCTGCTGTCTTTCTCAAGATAGATTTAACAGTTGACCAAAAATTTTCAATGGGGGAGAATTCAGGAGAGTAAGGAGATAAATAAATCAGTTTTGCTCCAGCTTTTTCGATAAACTCTCTTACCATCTCCCCTTGATGTATTTTGGCGTTGTCCATCACAACACAAGCATTTTTCCAAAGTTTAGGAATTAATTTCTGAACAACGAAAGCTTCAAAAGTAACTCCATC
Proteins encoded in this window:
- a CDS encoding transposase produces the protein DGVTFEAFVVQKLIPKLWKNACVVMDNAKIHQGEMVREFIEKAGAKLIYLSPYSPEFSPIENFWSTVKSILRKTAARTYKDLVDGIANAMFKVTQENIRNWFAHCCYCTS